From a single Solenopsis invicta isolate M01_SB chromosome 4, UNIL_Sinv_3.0, whole genome shotgun sequence genomic region:
- the LOC120357658 gene encoding uncharacterized protein LOC120357658 isoform X2: MERLFHVIRVTYPADARLMVHNEEQLVVPIRHLLELRITSPRPNISRDQIEIAGFINISDAKYRRWYRQWDQWYNEREWVCNEWDLEDQWDLQILFGERVYQEEIW; this comes from the exons atggaaagattaTTTCACGTAATTCGAGTTACGTATCCGGCGGATGCG agattGATGGTACATAATGAGGAGCAACTCGTTGTGCCGATAAGGCACTTATTAGAATTAAGGATTACCAGCCCCCGCCcc AACATCTCTCGAGACCAAATTGAGATAGCAGGATTTATCAATATATCCGATGCGAAATATAGGCGCTGGTACCGTCAGTGGGACCAGTGGTATAATGAAAGAGAGTGGGTCTGCAACGAGTGGGACCTGGAGGATCAATGGGACCTTCAAATATTATTCGGAGAGCGGGTCTACCAGGAGGAGATctggtga
- the LOC120357658 gene encoding uncharacterized protein LOC120357658 isoform X1 → MERLFHVIRVTYPADARLMVHNEEQLVVPIRHLLELRITSPRPVSFIIYINFKLLFYVYNCNIKCFFLFLFQNISRDQIEIAGFINISDAKYRRWYRQWDQWYNEREWVCNEWDLEDQWDLQILFGERVYQEEIW, encoded by the exons atggaaagattaTTTCACGTAATTCGAGTTACGTATCCGGCGGATGCG agattGATGGTACATAATGAGGAGCAACTCGTTGTGCCGATAAGGCACTTATTAGAATTAAGGATTACCAGCCCCCGCCccgtaagttttattatttatatcaattttaaattactattttatgtgtacaattgtaatattaaatgttttttcctgtttttgtttCAGAACATCTCTCGAGACCAAATTGAGATAGCAGGATTTATCAATATATCCGATGCGAAATATAGGCGCTGGTACCGTCAGTGGGACCAGTGGTATAATGAAAGAGAGTGGGTCTGCAACGAGTGGGACCTGGAGGATCAATGGGACCTTCAAATATTATTCGGAGAGCGGGTCTACCAGGAGGAGATctggtga